From a single Lactococcus carnosus genomic region:
- a CDS encoding tRNA1(Val) (adenine(37)-N6)-methyltransferase: protein MTTEPILNPNERIDQLATNDVKIIQSRDVFSYSIDAVLLSRFPNIPKRGQIVDLCAGNGAVGLFASSSTTATILEVELQERLADMAQRSVALNDLGEQVKVIHDDLANTLRHIKPSSTDLIFCNPPYFKLDEKSRVNESEHYLLARHELATNLDVICKVSQQLLKTNGHLAMVHRPDRFFEIIETMKKYHLVPKRIQFVYPKADRDANILLIDAIKDGKPGGEKFLPPLIIHKLDGSYTDEVHHIYYG, encoded by the coding sequence ATGACGACAGAACCAATACTTAACCCAAATGAAAGAATCGATCAACTCGCGACTAATGATGTCAAAATCATTCAGTCACGTGATGTTTTTTCTTATTCCATAGATGCTGTTCTCCTAAGTCGCTTTCCCAATATCCCTAAACGTGGGCAAATTGTTGACTTGTGTGCCGGAAATGGGGCAGTCGGGCTATTTGCAAGTAGCAGTACAACCGCAACTATCCTGGAAGTCGAACTACAAGAACGTCTGGCAGATATGGCCCAGCGTTCGGTTGCATTAAATGACTTAGGTGAGCAAGTGAAAGTGATTCATGATGATTTGGCAAATACCTTAAGGCATATCAAACCATCTAGTACAGACTTGATTTTCTGTAACCCGCCCTATTTTAAACTAGATGAAAAATCTCGTGTTAATGAAAGTGAGCACTATCTATTGGCTCGCCATGAATTAGCGACGAATTTGGATGTGATTTGTAAGGTTAGCCAGCAATTGCTAAAGACAAATGGTCATCTCGCTATGGTACATAGACCGGATCGTTTTTTTGAAATTATAGAGACCATGAAAAAGTACCATCTTGTGCCAAAACGGATTCAGTTTGTCTATCCTAAAGCAGATCGAGATGCCAATATCCTATTGATCGATGCCATTAAGGATGGGAAACCAGGTGGTGAGAAATTCCTGCCACCGCTCATCATCCATAAGCTAGACGGTAGTTATACAGATGAGGTACATCACATTTATTATGGCTAA
- a CDS encoding GIY-YIG nuclease family protein has protein sequence MANHYFYVLLCADNTLYGGYTTDLQKRLETHNAGKGAKYTQPRRPVQLIYSELFTDKSQAMSREYWFKKTLKQRAKKEAFLREKGVFL, from the coding sequence ATGGCTAATCATTATTTTTATGTCCTCTTATGTGCCGACAATACACTTTATGGGGGCTATACGACTGACTTACAAAAACGACTAGAGACACATAATGCTGGAAAAGGGGCCAAGTATACCCAGCCAAGACGTCCAGTTCAGCTGATCTACTCGGAACTCTTTACAGACAAGTCCCAAGCCATGAGTCGAGAGTACTGGTTTAAAAAAACGTTGAAACAACGCGCAAAAAAAGAAGCATTTTTACGTGAAAAAGGCGTCTTTTTATAA
- a CDS encoding DUF1797 family protein: MKSHLSAIINRLEKLIDSGDPKDTFNFEKNEEVQITVSFDGDNQVFIVKYPKIKETSDFDSIDLVAMEVFDLIY, encoded by the coding sequence ATGAAATCTCATCTCTCTGCTATTATCAATCGACTAGAAAAACTTATTGACTCTGGTGATCCTAAAGACACCTTTAACTTCGAAAAAAACGAAGAAGTACAAATCACTGTTAGCTTTGATGGCGACAATCAAGTCTTTATCGTCAAGTATCCAAAAATCAAAGAAACTTCAGATTTTGATAGCATCGACTTGGTTGCGATGGAAGTTTTTGATCTAATTTATTAA